From a region of the Chiloscyllium punctatum isolate Juve2018m chromosome 1, sChiPun1.3, whole genome shotgun sequence genome:
- the smim20 gene encoding small integral membrane protein 20, whose protein sequence is MAGHARVVFLFGGFAALLGAAFYPIYFRPLIYTEQYRQEQKVNRTGIKQEEIQPGGMKVWSDPFNRK, encoded by the exons ATGGCCGGGCATGCGCGGGTGGTCTTCTTGTTCGGTGGCTTCGCTGCTCTACTGGGAGCTGCCTTTTACCCCATCTACTTTCGGCCGCTGATTTACACTGAGCAataca GGCAAGAACAAAAGGTGAACAGAACTGGAATAAAGCAGGAGGAAATTCAACCTGGAG GAATGAAAGTCTGGTCCGATCCCTTCAATAGGAAGTAA